The window atagttacaaaaaaaaatgtatgaaattgcttcaatttatcgtcaaactggtttagaaggtccgatgtggctaaataacagtcaaacaagtgtttttaaatttttggtatcgtatggttaaaattgatattaCTTGAAAACGTTAGTgctaaatttgcacaatttgatatgttagggttaaatctgcacttcgcttgaaactgtttaaaatattttacagTTTGttaatacactaaatattttttgtttGTCGACATGGCATTaaatatttaaccttaacgtttcaAGCGAAGTGTAGATTTAACCTAACATGTGAAATTGTGctaatttaaccctaacatttttAAACaagattaaatttaaattttaaccaaaattttataaaacataaatttaatctatatcaatataatttatatataattttattttatttttatagtataataaattaaaataaataaaaaaaaatatatattaataattcaaaaacaaatatatatgaatatatatatttgtttggGTAGTGGCGTAGCCACTACCCATTTGTATAAACAAGTTCATTACGGCGCCAGAAGCGCCGTAATGaacaatatattttaaaaaaaagttaaaaagttaaaaaattaacTCTGGTTAGGAAAATAGCCTCTTTTGGAGAAATTTTTCCCAACCAGACCTAAtaggataatttttaataaaaactaCCCTAAATAAGAGATTAATCCTGCCGCATCAATAACACCATATGACGGACACATGTTGCTACAAGTTACCAAGTTAAAATATTCagaaatttcattttatttaattgcTACAGATCACCATATCAAACATATTGTGAGGGTTGCTGACATGCAGTCGCACCAGCTTTTTAATGGTACAAATCGTCAAATTTAAAGCTGGTGTTGACATCAGCCATATCAGCTTTTTTGATGGTCCAGATAGTCGGATTTACCCATAATGACTTTATTGGCATAATTTTGCTACTTCAGTGAATTTATCAAGCTAAAAAACTATTTTACTGACCACCAACGCACAACCTTTACTTTAGTGACTGGAAACTCTTTATCAAACATGTCATGTACTACTCATGACAACCAAAAACAAACAATCATAACGTGTCCATGCGTCAAAAATTGAAACATTGAGTTCAATCCAACAGAATCATTGTGAATTTGCAATGGCAGCTGATACATAAACTAGGACTTTGAATGGGTAAGAAATGAAGACACTAAAAGAAGTTCCACTGAAATAGAAGCACACTGCCATTCTGTGCAAAGTGAAGAACAAAATTTAGGGATTACCAATTGAAACTAACTTCAACCGCAGTTCAACATCTGCTTctaaattcaaattttataCAATGTGTTCCAAACTCCAAGTTAAACGTAAGAGCTATGATACATATATAAGTAGCTTCAAGAGATTACATCTTCTCAGGAATGATAGATATCAGAATTGAAATTGGTACTAATTTGTCAAATCAAGTGGTAAATCGAAACTAGTAGCCTAAAATGTCTAATTCAGACAACATTAATAAAATGTGCATCACCAGTAAAAGGATATATGAAGATAAGATTGTGAATAGGATTTCAAAGCAAAAGGGTTAACTAAAACAATAACCTAATTTCATTGAACTATTTGGATAATGGTACCTTCAACTAAGAGACACTATAGAAAACACAAACATTGCATCAATTAACTATAAGCCTTGCTTAAATAACTATTCAATTTCAAAAACAATAAGACAAGGACCAAATAGGACTCCAAAGCAAAAAGGTTTACTAAAACAATAAACTAATTTCATTGAACTATTTGGATAATGGTACCTTAAACTAAGGGTCTGCTTGTTTCAGGGTTAGTGGAGGTTAATCAAAAGGAGATTATTTAGCTAAGCTTGCTTGAAAAGGAGGTTAAATGGGGGGTTAAATGAAGGATAGAAAACCTTGAAATAACCCAAATTTCAGTCCCACCAAATTGGTGGGATTTGGAGGTTAACTAAATAGCCTCCCCTCCCTTTAATGAACCTTGTCAAACCTTCATCCAAGCAAACCCTAAGAGACCATAGCAAACACAAATATTGCATCAATTAACTACGAGCATTACTTaaataactaataaaaaaaaaaagggcggcccggtcacattacgcgtccccgctgagcgagggtccggggaggggtcccaccacaagggtgtattgggggcaagccttcccttgccaatttaattggcaagaggccgctcctaagactcgaacccgtgacctctggtcacacgacaacaacgttttaccgttgcgccaaggctcgccctcactTAAATAACTAATCAATTTCAAAAATAACAAGATAAGGAACAAATAAGATTCCAAAGCAAAAGAGTTTACTAAAACAATAAACTAATTTCATTGAACTATTTGGATAATGGTACATTAAACTAAGAGACACCATAGCAAACACAAATATTGCATCAATTAACTACGAGCATTGCTTAAATAACTATTCAACTTCAAAAACAACAGGACAAGGAATAAGTTCAGGTAAATAGATAAGATTAACATATAATCTGTAATGGTAAAATGAAACCATATTTCAGAGCAGCGATCCAAAATCAGATAACGAACCTAGTATAGAGAAGTCTATATCATCTTTGTGCTATAAAAATAACATAGTGAACATAAATATTGCATCAATTAACTAAAAGCCTTACTTAAATCACTATTCCACTTCAAAATAACAAGATAAGGAACAAGTTTAGTTAAATAGATAAGATTAACATATAATCTGAAATGGTAAAATGAACCCAAATTTTAGAGCAGCGATCCAAAATCAGATAACGAACCTAAGATAGAAACAAGAAGTCTATCATCTTTGTGCTACAAAATTCCACATcacaagcaaaaaaaaaatccataagcAAAACTCAGAAGAGCCATATTTTTGCTGAAACCATCATTCCTCAAGTATAACTCCACCAACATTACCAGCAACTGGCAGTATGCAAAGCATAATAATCAACTTCAATCGCCCTTTCTCCGGAAGGAGCAACCCTCTGTAAGCCTGGCACGCCCTCCGGTTGGTTGGCACAATACAGTCTGGCAGTTTCCACACACCACAACGGTTTGCGAGTGACTAAAGACAGTTGTTCTGTATCACaaattataaattcaatttCTCAATTCTTTGTTCAACAAAAGAACAGCTAACAATTCAAATATTAAACTACCAAATCCTATTTGATCAAAACAATAAAACAGAACTAAACAATGCTTTCAACTTAATTAACGGACTTACATGGTGAAGCACCCTTGGCACTTCACGTCCTGCACCAAAAGAAGTTGAAATCAGGCATCGTGTATCATCAAAATCACAAAATCAGCTAGAGCTAAACATGAATAAGACGTTTGGAGACTCAACATGAATAAATAAATCTATACAGAGTAGAGATTGAGTTTTACCATGAAAAACGAGTTAGGAGACTGAACAAGACGCTTGAGCTTGTGCTTCTTCTTCTCAAGCTCGGCGGGAGGGTTAAGCAAATCAATATCGTTTTGGAGAACCTGAAAGAATCATTCACAGATATAAATTCAAGAATCACGAACCAGTTCACTGAGAATCAACGGTGAAACAGATCGGAGAAAACACAACACTGAAATATTACAAGTACTTACCATTTTCGCCGGTGAAGAACGAACCACCTTTGCAGAAACGGGAGAACTGGAAAAAAATTTCCTGCTGCTAGCGCAAGAGAATGCTGCGGACGGCGATAGAAAGAAGCAAGACGAGAACATTAAGATGAATATATAGGGTCTGGAGGAAATATGTGGAGCCTTAGATTTTCAATCCTAATGCATCTCAGCCGTCCATTTTAGAGAACTTTTTTAGGGCAACAATTAAATATTAGGGGTATCATCGTCATTTGATTTATCGTTTCAAAAACTTCAATTTTACCCGGAAAAACAGATAAATTGCATTCATaactctctactttatctttattttctatttattgatGTCATTAACAATGTACCTTAACTTTATTTATTAACATAAAAGTTTACGAGTGTGTTAATAAATAATCCAGGGTTAATCTACGTACGGTGAAGACGAGTGTGTGGATTGGTTGGGCTAAACCAGAGTGGGGTTCCGGAAACTTAATTCTGATGGCTCGAGGAGGACTGACTCAGGGATAATTGTTGTTGGGGGCGTTATCCGCGATGAGAATGGAAGCTGGTGCAGCGGTTTCCTTCAGAACATCGGGATAGGGAGTTCGTTTGAGGCGGAACTTTGGGGAATTCTGTCGGGATTGAGGCTTGTTGTTGAACTGCAAATTAAAAGACTATTAGTTGAGTCAAACTGTATGGAGGTTGTGAACATGATCCAGAGGACGTGCCTGTTACACCATCCGTCTCGCATCTTGATCTGAAATATACAGAAGCTTTTAACAGGTTTTGAGGAGATACATATCAGCCACATTCATCGTGAAGTCAACAGAAGTGCGGACTGCCTAGCGAACTTAGCCCACGGATCCATGCTGGGTCTGAACACCCTTGATCAACCTCTCCGGGAAGTTCAAGATATTCTTCATCAGGACTACATGAGAGTCTCTTCCCTTAGAAATATAGCTACTTAGTGTAGCcgtttttgtttatgttttgacttttatttttgttctgctgttcttttcttttccttttgctgtttttttttttttgttgttgttgttttagtTCTTGTTGTTGTTCTACCAAAACAAAAAGTTTACGAACTTTGCATGTTCTAATATTAAAGTCaaaattaatgaaaatttaaaGAAATATTGGCTTAAATAACCTTTAACCACATGATTAACTTTGAATAATTTTAACCATatgattaaatttttttatttcgtgcgtttaagttgaatgttgaTGTTTTTTTATTACGGGTTCAGAGTTGCTGGGATTAGATGTTGTAATTCGGGATGATAATGGTGTTTTTTTGCAGGCTTTCTCAAAGACTATTCAATGTAATTTTCTTCCTCGTGATGGTGAGGCTATGGGTATTCACGAAGCTCTTAGTTGGTTGAAGAATATGGGACTTCATAGTTGTGTGATTGAGACTGATATCGCTATTGTAGTTGAGCATTTGAGTCATGGCTCTGTTATCTCTTTGTACGGTATCATTCTTGATGATTGCAAATTCTTGCTCCGTTCTTTTAATGACGTTTCTGTCAAGTTTATATAGGTCGTCATGCAAATAACGTAGCTCGTCAACTTGCTAAAACTTCTTATTTTATGTCAATATATATGGATTGATCCTTAAGACCTTCTGATTTTCATTTACATGCTTTATATTTGGATTCTGTTTCATGAatatctttctctttttaaaaaaaatacttttttatTTAATCCATATCACTATAAATTATAGTATATACATATTTTACATTCGTATATAAAGAATCAATTATACAATAGTAAAATAAGTATTGGGTCATGAGACATATTCAAATTTGTAATTATGAAAAGTGTGTATTTTGATTATTTGTTAGTTAAAACAATTGACATATCAATCCCCTTTTaaggttttattttaaaaagacCCTTTGTATTCCCATCTTCGTGTCTTCGAGCATTTATGTTATTCTTTTTTCCCTCCACCACCATAAATAAAACGTCAACCCCATTCCACACATTGTGTCTTTTGGGGGTTTGCCCCCTAACCACTGTGGCTTCAAATGTTATGTTCTTACCTCACATAAAATCATTAGTCGTCATGTGTTATTTGACGAAACTCAATTTTCCTTTTCTAAACTCCCATCTCCCCACTCTCCATCTTATAAGTTCATAGACCATGAACTATCTCCCACAATTCTTTGTCACCTTACTCAATCTAGTGGCCCAGAACCCACTAATGTCCAGCCCCACTACTATCCCACCTGTTTATCCAAGCTAAATTTTTGTCGCACCCAGCAATCCCATACCCATCCATGCTCCCTCTATTGGGCTTCATTGGTCCAGCCTCTCCTCCTCAACCCACATACTTCCTTCCCAACACCTAGCCCGCCCAGTCTGCCCACCTCTTTCACCTCCTACTCACCATGACCCACCCAGCCCACATTCACCGCCTCCTTTCCCTGCCAATATGTCCATCACCCGGAGTCAATGGCGTATTTTTAAGcccaataaaaaaattcaacctCCACTCCTAAATTGCCAAATCCTCATTACCTCGTAATCTTGTGTCTACCTTTCGTGACCCAAACTAGAAAATGGCTCTAGATTATGAATTTAGtgctttaattaaaaataggaCTTGGGATTTAGTACATCATCCTCATGGTGTTAATATCATGTGTTCTCTTTGGATTTTTGCACATAAAGAACATTCTGATGGCACTTTTGTGAGGCATAAAGCCCATTTTGTAAGTGATGGCAAAACTCAATAAGTGGGAGTCGATTGTGGTGAGACTTTTAGTCCAGTGGTGAAATCGGCTACTATTCACACGGTTCTAAGTTTGGCTCTATCCAAGGGTTGGTCTCTTAATCAACTTGATGTCAAGAATGATTTTCTTCACGATGAGCTTAATGAGATTGTGTACATGCATCAACCCATGGGATATAGGGATCCCACTTATCATAATCATGTTTGTTTACTTCGGAAATCTTTATATGGGCTTAAACATGCTCCGCAGGTCTGGTATCAACGATTTGCAGATTTTGTTGCTACTATTGGTTTTTCTAACAGCAAGTATGATCACTCTCTCTTTATTTATAAACAGGGTAGTCATATGGCCTATCTcatgttatatgttgatgacattatattAGCATGTTCTTTTCCTACACTCCGCAATACTATCATTTCTCTCCTCAGTTTTGAGTTTGCAATGAAAGATTTGGACTATTTGTATTATTTCTTAGGAATTGCAGTTACTCATTATAAGGGTGGTCTCTTTTTGTTACAACGAACATATGTTGAGGAAATTATTGAATGGGTTGGAATGTCCTCTTGTAAGCCATCTTCCACACTTGTTGATACTAAGTCCAAACTTGGTGCTACTACGAGTTCTTCCTTTTTGGATCCCACCTTGTATCACAGTCTTGCGAGTGCCTTGTAATATCTCACTTGCACTCACCCGGACATTTCTTATGTTGTTCAGCAAATTTGTCTCTTCATGCATAATCATATGCAAGCTCTCAAGTGCATTGTGCGCTATGTTCAGAGTACTTTCTTATGGGCTCCATTTGTCATGTTTTATTTGCTCACTCTTTGGTCTCCTATATACTGATGCAGATTGGGATGGTTGTCTTGACACTTGGCGATCCACCTCcggttattgtgtttttctagGTGATAATGTGGTCTCTTGGTCATCCAAGCGACAACCAACTCTCTCTCAGTCGAGTGTAGAGATCGAGTACCGTGGGGTCGCCAATGTTGTTTTTAAAACTTGTTGGCTCTAAAACATGTTGTTGGAACTTCGCTGTCCTCTTCCGAAGGCAACTTTGGTCTATTGcgataatattaatattatttatttatctgaCAACCATGTCCATCATCAGCGGACTAAGCATATTGAGATGTATATACATTTTGTTCGCGATAAGATGGCTATGGGCCACATCCGGGTTCTTCATGTTCTGTCTCAGTACCGAATTACAAACATCTTCACCAAAGGCCTTCCCTCAGTTTTGTTTGAAGATTTTCGAGCCAATCTTAGCATATGTCCTCCACATGATTTCGATTGAGGGGGGTGTATTGGATTATGAAAATTAGTCAACTTTGTAATTATGGAAACTGtatattttgattatttgtTAGCTAATTAGTAAgctacattttaattattagttaGCTAACTAGTAGGCTACAATCATGCTTGTATATcggtatatatatttgtatcaCTGAGAAGAAATGGATGTGCAATCAAACTCTTTTAGTAAGTATTTAATCaccattttattaaaattttaatatatttttattgatttttaggctaatattataatcataaaaaattattaccaaaagttaaatttaattaaaggcAATCATGTATTCTATAATAAACTATTAGAAGCATTGGGTTCttcatgtcaaatggaggacccCGTATACATACTTTATCATATGTAGCATGAACTCACacatgttataaaaaaactttaTCATTATGTTTTATCAGGTGAAGTCACAATatacgtgtcaaaatatgtatcgGGATCCCATCCCCTATGTGATGTAGAGAACTTGGACTATGATATAAGAACTTGTATTTTACACTAAAGAAAAAATGGTTAGTTACGAGGAAGTCAATAATAGCTTAAATTATTATAAGTGTACTGTATTTATTATAAGTGTACtgtatatagaaaaaaaaaagggataaggtatcaaaataggtctaaggtttttggggaagtaccaatttaggctcaacgttcaaaatagcaccaatataggattaacgtttataacataatatcaatttaggcttaatgtttacaatataacatcaatttaggcttcacgtacaaaatagcatcaatataggcttaacgtttacaaaataatacgaatttaagcttaacgttcacaaaatatatccaatttaagctaaacgtaacaattaaattaaccatattatattattttcctattaactttatatgctatctttttatttagttctattttcttatttattataatacaattaattagtattattacccattaaaaccttatatttgtttttcatcaaccattccatgactcctaaatttcatggctcatgtaatatatgcaaactaaaagtaattgaatatccataatatttcgaacactagttaaaataatattgatatatgtccgtgttcaaaatattgtggatattcaattacttttagtttgcatatattacatgagcaatgaaatttagtagtcatggaatcattgatgaaaaacaaatataagatcttaatgggcaagaatactaattaattgtattataataaggGTTagaataagaatatagaactaaataaaaagataacatataaagttaatatggaaagaatataatatgattaatttaattatgacgtttagcttaaattgtatatattttgtaaacgttaagcttaaattcgtgtTATTTTGTagacgttaagcctatatttgtgctattttgtacgtgaggcctaaattgatgttatattgtaaacgttaagcctaaattgatattatgttgtaaacgttaatcctatattggtgctattttaaatgttgagcttaaattggtactttctcaaaaactttagacctattttgataccttatccgaAACAAAAATTCTAACTATGTCAAATCTATTATCTATCTATTATATCTATAAAGTGTGGAACAAAAGTACCACATGGTAGAATTTTAAAGCTTTAGCTTATGTGTCATTATAATAGAGCATGTAGGTAATATGTTAATTTAatagaattttgaatttttttaaattcattCACCCGGAATTTCTCCTATTTTCTCTCAATCAAATATTGCTACGTTAGTCATTCTCAACTCATCCTAATCCATCTCTTTTCAATTGCTTTTGTCTATCATTCCTTCTTATTTGTATCACCTACCAACACCATATGCTGATCTTAATCCAATAAAATTCAGCAACATCAATACCTACATTACTCAATAAACCACAAGAGTGTCACTACTAGGTTTTAATTTCCCAATTTAGTTCGAGGTTCCAGGTGaattcatattttctttttgttttaatttgatcatGTGAAGGACGGAATGATGTTGTTGTCTCCTTGATCGACCAGAGAAGGGCTGGTGGAAAGATGAAGGGTGATGAGCTAGCAAAATTAGGATTAGCTTCTTCATCTATTACTGTAACTACCCATATATCCCCGTCAGTGGTAAGTCTTTTAGGCATTTGATTAATAGTAGGGGTGTTCATCGGTCAGTTCGGTCTGGAAACCGAACTGAATCGAAATAACAAAAAACCGAACCTAACCAAATAATAATCAATAACCGAACTAAACTGACCGAATTATTTCgattggttcggttcggttattcggtttttttatattaaaaaatttcattaacaattatttttatgtaaggTTAATATTACACCGTTAATGATGTTGTTGGGTATTTACTTATATATaacaatttttgtttttattttcatttttggattgaaagaaaaaaacatagaaattatatagaaattaaatCAATCTTAATTCCAAATATGAATTAGTGTGCAATTGTACTAAATTGGTAGACAAACGTTAAATAGACCAATAATATAATCCGTTAGAGGCAACCCAAAAACTATCATACTTAACAAagattctaataatataattctaaatcaaatataacttagaaCAATAAATGACATAcactaattatataataaatctaatttctaattatatttaatttatttcggtATGTTCGGTTAGTTCagtaattttgatttaaaaaccgaaccgaccgaaattatcaaaatattataaaaaaaataaaaccgaaaccgaacctaATAGATCAAAAACCGAACTTCATCGGAtcggtcggttatttcggtccagttcggtTTTTGAACATCCCTAATTAATGGAATATACAAATGGTtcactcaaaaaaaaaacacaattctGAATTTTGgctattaatttaatttttcaaattataattGCATTACCTTTAATTGTTAAGATTACTGTCTTGACTTTTTAATTTCATAAtgtcattttttaaacgttGGATTATGTTGTATTATCTTGAGTTtagttaatttttcaaattataattgttatagacgaggataaaaatatatattttttttctgtttcaGATTTCTTATAtccattttattaaatatatgtaAAGATAAGAATGAGTTTATTTGTCTTCAAACATAAagccattattattatttttaaacattGGATTATCATTGTTAcgaagttaatttaatttttaaattataattggagtaggtgttttatttatttcaaatattAAATTACTAAACAATATGAGAATAATTTAGTACGTCATGAatgaatttatttattcttcaaattataattgaattaaaaaataattttggcCTCTAAAGTTAGACCGGCATGTTTAATTTagtctaaattaaaatttaagtatcaatttagttttaaagttgataatattttacaaattagtttaaatataatcaattttaataccTAAAAACTTCTTAAATTTGTActaatttgttaaatattgcTAACTTCATAATTGAGTTGATTTAAATTTCGATTTGGGTTAAACTGAATCCGTGTCAACACCAAATTAACCTTAATTCAATTATACTTacaatagataaatataatgaGTTGTCAATTCCAATCTAACTTTTTGGCTTGAGTTAACTCAAATATCACACATTAAAAAGAGAGTAAGtactcttcaaaaaaaaaaaaaaaagtaagtatAATCTTACAATCTAGCTTTTTGTTTGAGTTAAACTTAAATATAggcactaaaaaaaaaaaaatataatcttaCCTAATGTCCACTACAAGTTTATATTTCTATTATCTTTACCATTcaaaaaataagtaaaatatgTATCAAAATATGACTGTATTGAAGAAATTAGTACTATAAAACATAACTGAAAAATTACAGCAAATATTATTTGATTATGGAAAATTTATCGCAAGTCGAAAAATGACATAATAGGTGGCATATGTATGTTTAACTTCGGTTAATgtttttttgtcaaaattagTGAAATTATGTAatccgtgcattgcacgggcTTAAATCTAGTTTTAATAATGTTAAACGTACTTTAATTCCGTTTTCTTCTCATTCTTTGATATTACTGTTTTTAAACTTGCAAACATCGTCTGCTTGGGCGTTTAGCCTTCCTTtgttaaccaaaaaaaaacttGCAAACATTCATGAAAAataactacaaaaaaaaaaagattcatTTCATTGTAAAGACACCAAACAATGAGAAAATGGTATCCATAGTAGACTCGTGATTCATTAGTATTTACGATTATCCATAATTTCTTTTGCAAGTTTGtctttcaaagaaaaaaaattgaattactAAACCCAGCTATGAATTCCCACCCTTAGCCCCGTGAAaagaccgaactaccctttacccaaaatttgaaaaaacacaaaacctctcaaacaccctacacactctttgatcaaatccggactaatttgtgaaccaaaacatggagCGTAACAACAACtgtaaagggaaagcgaaaatgataagatttaccgtttttgttttttgatttaagCTTAAAAATGGAATCTGTGGGCGATTTTTCAAAAACGCCGGAATGAAACTGCTTTGGGTGGGGCCAATTACTGAACGGAGAAAGGGCTTGAGATAGTTGACAATGCATTTAGTAACCATCTTGTATATCATATTACAAAGGCTAATAGGGCGGAATTGGCTTACATACTCAGGTGCTTCAACCTTGGATTGACCGTAAGAAATGTCTCATTCCATTCCTGCGGGATACTACCTGAGGTCAGAACTTGGTGGACAGCATCTGAAAATTGAGTGCCCAATAAAGACCAGAGGCGCTGGAAGAAACCGGCTTGGAACACGTCAGGGCCGGGAGCTTTAAATCCCCCCATATCAAAGAGAGCCTGTCGGATGTTATCTCTTGAGAAGCGGCTGAAGTTAGGCATAGTCGGCCTAGAGTGGTTCTCCTCCGTGTAGAGCTGCTCATAATACGTGGAGACCAGATCACAAAGGTCCTTAGGATTCCAAACCTAGATGCCATTAAGGTCCCTAAGACACTCGATTTTGTTGCGGCGCCTCCTGATAACAGTAGAGATATGGAAGAAGTTAGTATTCATATCTCCATACCTGAGCCATTGGACATGGGATTTTTGGAACCAAAGGATCTCCTCCTGCATGAGCACATTGTTTAGGTCCCTAAGCAGAATCCGTTCGAGCCTTAGTAAACCTCTGAACACTCGGGTGCTAAGGGCTTTTTGGACCCCCTCAAGTCGGCGGAAGAGACTCCTCTTTCTATTCTGTATGTTTCTGAACACATTCTTGTTCCAGGTTTCCAGCTCAGGAGTGATACTCTTTAAACCTCTTGTAATCGGCGCTGAGTTATCCCAAATAGAATTGATGAACTGTTCAAAGCAAGCATGTTTAAACCAGGCGGCTTCAAAATGGAAGGGAGTTCTAGAGATGCTCGGGGGCCTGAGGTTAACGTTCAGCATGATAGGCACGTGATCAGAACGGTTCCGGGGCAGATGACGGATGACCGCCTCAGGGAAAAGGAGGCGAAACTGCGGATTACTCAGCGCTCTATCAAGCCTGCAGGCCATACGGGTTCTGACGGTGGAGCCACGAAACCAAGTGAATTTTGGCCCCAGGAACTCTAAGTCCATTAACTGCATCTCGTTGATCCATTGAGAGAACATAGAACAGCGATCCAGCGCACCTGGAACTCCTCCAGATTTTTCCTCTAAGCATTTTATGCAGTTAAAGTCACCAATCAACACCCAAGGCCTGTCAACACGGTTGCGAAGGGACAACATGGAAGTCATAAACTCTCTTTTATAACTCATTTGGGGCCGCACATAAACAAAGGAGGCTAGGAAAGAAGTACCCCGAGCCTGACCCGTTTTGAGCATAATCGAAGTATGCATGAACTGTCTATCCCACACAAGAACGTCTATATCAATAACCGCGTCATTCCAA is drawn from Euphorbia lathyris chromosome 9, ddEupLath1.1, whole genome shotgun sequence and contains these coding sequences:
- the LOC136205217 gene encoding small ribosomal subunit protein eS27y-like, whose product is MFSSCFFLSPSAAFSCASSRKFFSSSPVSAKVVRSSPAKMVLQNDIDLLNPPAELEKKKHKLKRLVQSPNSFFMDVKCQGCFTITTVFSHSQTVVVCGNCQTVLCQPTGGRARLTEGCSFRRKGD